The DNA region TTTGTACCGTGCTAAATATCGTGAATTTGATTTGGATCGTTTAAAGAGCTTAGCTGGCCCTACCGTTTGGAGCAGGCTGACGCAAAACGGTGAGCAAGGCAGCCGATTTGGACTTTCTGCTAGCTTTAGACTGAATCTTCACGATGTGTTTGGCTTAGAATTTCAAAAAGGCAATCGGACCATGTATTTGTCCGAGCTTGAAATTCCTCTCAGGGTTACTTTAGCAGGCATGTCTGATCAAGATGTACAGAAATTGCCACAGACGCAGTGGTTGGAGGAAGAGGAGACCGTTAATGCTAGCCAGCTCAAAAAGCGAGAGCAGGGCATTATCCAGGCTTTGCTGCAGGTTGCGACTAAGTCTCTGAAAGCCATTTATCTGGGCGGTGATGACTTAACCAAAGATTTTGATGTTTTAGATGCCGTTGGCTTTTCGGCTGCTGTTCCGGGCTTGTTTCATTACGATGTGCTGCGTAATGATCCGCATATGGTGCCGCTCATTCGAGAAGTGATGCACCAACATGGTGTCAGCCGCTTTTTGGACGGTGGCTTTGTGGATAATTTGCCCGCAGCGCAGGCTCAAAGTTGTTTGACAGATCCTTTTGTGCTGGCTTTAGATGGCTTTTCGCCGAATTGGAAAAGACATTGGCTATTTTTGCCCCTCATGCGCATTGCTGCCGAATCCAGTAAAGAAGGCTATAAAACCGCTCATCTGACCATTGCCTATCAGCGCGTGCTATCGCCCATTAACATTGTGCCTTCGCCGATTGAACTGACTCGGGCCATTGAAAATGGTTACAAAGAAACGATACCGCATCTGCCATTTATTAAAAAGATGCTGGGGCCCATTCCCAATCCATTCGCATAAAAAAAGCCACCCACCAAACTCGCGTTTATTGGGTAGCTTTCATTCGTTTCAGTGGTCTTTAAGCCGGGTTTTGTCCACCCAGGGATTGCTCCCACAGGATAGATGGCCATTCGTCTAGGGGTTTCGTTGCCAAAACCCTCGAGCGATCTCATTAGAAACTCAGCCTACGAGCAGCAGGACGACGAGTCTCACCTTGATCTTTCACCGGGTGGGGTTTACCCTGCCAAGCTTGTCTCCAAGCCCGCGGTGCGCTCTTACCGCACCTTTTCAACCTTACCCACCTATGCATAAAGCTTCGGCGGGCGGTATATTTTCTGTGGCACTTTCCTTCAAGTCACCTTGACCGGTCGTTAACCGGCACCCTTACTCTACGGTGCCCGGACTTTCCTCTCGTTTGTTGCCAAACCAGCGTCCATCTTTCGCACTGAAGCGAACGATGGCACATTGAGGCTTTCTATTTAAAAAGGCAATATGTGGTGGGAGCCTAGTCTTAAGGTTTAGCTCTTCTTACATTCCGGCGAACGACTCGAATCGTATCGCTTTCGGTCTCGGTAGATAGAGGCGC from Myxococcota bacterium includes:
- a CDS encoding patatin-like phospholipase family protein, with amino-acid sequence MSQDTRAFIKELTHLECRVVRGMVDGSLILNSKDESVLRWALSLGRVSKVLGDKPVEIGPGTDIYRTKLFGLLTNAPNWSGIKECIPAIYKLALSEQQELLALYGSRLDVKALEDAVSKRPLALALGGGGGTSFVFTGAFAALHEAGIIPDAIAGSSMGAVLGLYRAKYREFDLDRLKSLAGPTVWSRLTQNGEQGSRFGLSASFRLNLHDVFGLEFQKGNRTMYLSELEIPLRVTLAGMSDQDVQKLPQTQWLEEEETVNASQLKKREQGIIQALLQVATKSLKAIYLGGDDLTKDFDVLDAVGFSAAVPGLFHYDVLRNDPHMVPLIREVMHQHGVSRFLDGGFVDNLPAAQAQSCLTDPFVLALDGFSPNWKRHWLFLPLMRIAAESSKEGYKTAHLTIAYQRVLSPINIVPSPIELTRAIENGYKETIPHLPFIKKMLGPIPNPFA